The following proteins come from a genomic window of Nitrospira sp.:
- a CDS encoding Glutamine synthetase adenylyltransferase, which yields MSNGLAIAAVTAVLKDLLANGLKAYKVGDIVGGDVTVSAVAPDKIDVGGAEDPTQLNLFLYQTTPNQGWRNVGLPTRNANGERISDNPLALNLHYLISAYGAKNFYPEIILGYAMQLLHETPILTRDAIRKALNPSPKPPDWPTALVTSELADQVEQLRISPEVMNTEEISKLWAAIQAHYRATAAYQVTVVLVESSRPTKNALPVAARNIYVVPFDQPVIDSVTEETSDTAPITAVSRLVAKGRQLRGETTQLIVGGFDITANISELRETQIKFALVPLPAGMHAGIQTVQVVHPMPMCTPPVPHSAVESNVEAFILSPIITPNAPTDVVASVVDGVNVKSGNIKVEFNPNVGKTQRIILLLNEFNPPSNRPARAYSFKATPGNGVVAPNTETPSVTIAFTNVIPGDYLVRVQADGAESVLAVDGSGKYATPKVTI from the coding sequence TTGAGTAACGGACTCGCAATCGCGGCGGTGACCGCCGTGCTCAAGGATCTGCTGGCCAACGGGCTCAAAGCCTACAAAGTCGGCGACATCGTCGGCGGCGACGTCACCGTCAGCGCCGTAGCTCCGGACAAGATCGACGTCGGCGGCGCTGAAGACCCCACGCAGCTCAATCTTTTTCTCTATCAGACGACGCCGAACCAGGGCTGGCGCAATGTGGGACTGCCAACCCGCAACGCGAACGGCGAGCGCATAAGCGATAACCCGCTCGCGCTGAATCTGCATTATCTGATCAGCGCTTACGGTGCCAAAAACTTTTACCCTGAGATCATCCTCGGTTATGCGATGCAGTTGCTGCACGAGACTCCGATTCTGACACGCGACGCGATTCGCAAGGCGCTGAATCCCTCGCCGAAGCCGCCTGACTGGCCTACCGCCCTCGTCACGTCGGAACTGGCCGATCAAGTCGAGCAACTACGCATCTCGCCCGAGGTAATGAACACGGAAGAGATCTCGAAGCTCTGGGCCGCGATACAGGCTCACTATCGCGCGACCGCGGCGTATCAAGTGACGGTTGTTCTCGTCGAGAGCAGCCGCCCGACAAAGAACGCGCTGCCCGTCGCCGCCCGCAACATCTACGTGGTGCCCTTCGATCAGCCGGTCATCGACAGTGTGACTGAAGAGACAAGCGACACCGCGCCGATCACGGCGGTGAGCAGGCTCGTCGCAAAGGGGCGACAGCTTCGCGGCGAGACGACTCAGCTTATTGTCGGCGGGTTCGACATTACCGCGAACATCAGCGAGTTGCGCGAGACACAGATCAAGTTCGCGCTAGTGCCGCTTCCCGCGGGGATGCACGCGGGTATCCAGACTGTGCAGGTCGTGCATCCGATGCCGATGTGCACCCCCCCGGTGCCGCATTCCGCGGTTGAATCCAACGTCGAAGCGTTCATTCTCAGCCCGATCATTACGCCGAACGCTCCGACCGATGTAGTCGCTTCGGTGGTCGACGGCGTCAACGTGAAATCGGGAAACATCAAAGTCGAGTTCAATCCGAACGTCGGCAAAACTCAACGAATCATTCTGCTGTTAAACGAGTTCAATCCGCCTTCAAACAGGCCGGCTCGGGCATACAGCTTCAAGGCGACGCCGGGCAATGGAGTCGTCGCTCCAAACACTGAGACCCCTTCTGTGACGATTGCTTTCACCAACGTCATCCCCGGGGATTATCTGGTTCGAGTTCAGGCCGACGGCGCGGAGAGCGTGCTTGCGGTGGATGGGTCGGGCAAGTACGCAACGCCAAAAGTGACGATATGA
- a CDS encoding Two-component transcriptional response regulator, LuxR family, whose amino-acid sequence MMIHTHGINIALVHRDGLYRDSLRHCLTQAEPISIVHSASRLDQGTWKTVVAHRSDILLLEFGLCRCQGSAQSAERMSASSLAIRTIVIGVPDKEEDILACIEGVGAAGYLLMDARLDDLLNNIHAVMRGETLCSPRVANLAFNPVPTPAQRIDTGQPGTNNGTCLTRRETEIVSLIEAGLSNKEIAVRLNIEVSTVKNHVHNILDKLQLRNRYSAVKHIREQAILTGGI is encoded by the coding sequence ATGATGATCCATACCCATGGAATCAACATTGCTCTTGTTCATCGAGATGGTTTGTATCGAGACAGTTTGCGGCATTGTCTGACGCAGGCCGAACCGATCTCGATCGTGCATAGTGCGTCGAGGCTCGATCAAGGAACGTGGAAAACCGTTGTTGCCCACAGGTCGGATATCCTCCTTCTCGAATTCGGCTTATGCCGATGTCAGGGATCGGCTCAGTCGGCAGAAAGGATGTCTGCATCTTCGCTCGCAATCAGGACAATCGTGATCGGAGTGCCGGATAAGGAGGAAGATATTCTCGCCTGCATCGAAGGAGTGGGGGCGGCGGGGTATCTACTGATGGATGCAAGACTCGACGATCTTTTGAACAACATCCATGCCGTCATGAGAGGAGAAACGCTGTGCTCCCCAAGGGTTGCAAATCTGGCCTTTAACCCTGTGCCCACACCGGCGCAAAGAATTGATACCGGTCAGCCTGGTACCAATAATGGAACGTGTCTGACTCGGCGGGAAACGGAGATCGTAAGCCTCATTGAGGCCGGTTTGAGCAACAAGGAAATTGCTGTTCGGCTCAATATCGAGGTGTCCACCGTCAAGAATCATGTCCACAATATCCTCGATAAACTTCAGCTGCGCAACCGATATTCGGCGGTGAAGCACATCAGGGAGCAGGCAATCCTCACAGGCGGCATCTAG
- a CDS encoding ATPase, AAA family, with the protein MTNKTRDWEAKCRRSLMAALAEVRTGIARIAGADFAGVPPSESVLSYATQSAHRLIVPVSSALSDDGASEPAALDRLCSVFSLSAFERAMLLLCAGVELCPDFPALCSAANGDQRMNHATLSLALAAFPEPDWNALTPSSTLRRWRLIEVGAGERLMSSPLRIDERVLHFLSGVSYLDERLQGLIKPCVAPLELPESQRVAVVRVAEAWSDKTELGALAVIQLCGNDATGKRAVAAVACAAMGLQLRAVRAADLPSASSERDAFARLWEREALLADCALLIDEDDTTSSEVARGILSFVESAQSFLFVTCAEPLRSRRRPIVRIDVNRPSAGEQKAIWRRALGEAAERLNGNLDLVSTQFDLSLHSINVVSEEVLRQWRHGQDREFGRMLWEACRRQLRPKLDDLAQRIQPAATWDDLVLPEAQLQVLRSIAAHVRWRALVYEGWGFASKGARGLGISALFSGASGTGKTMAAEVLANELGLDLYRIDLSAIVSKYIGETEKNLRRVFEAAEEGGSILLFDEADALFGKRSEVKDSHDRYANIEVSYLLQKIEAYRGLAVLTSNLKNAVDQAFMRRIRFIVHFPFPDTAQRIEIWRRIFPGSMPMEELRFEKLARLNLTGGSIRNLALNAAFLAADAGESVGMKHLLTAAQCEYTKLEKPLSEAEVGGWV; encoded by the coding sequence ATGACGAACAAGACGCGAGACTGGGAAGCAAAGTGCAGACGCAGCTTGATGGCGGCGCTTGCCGAGGTTCGAACAGGAATTGCTCGCATTGCCGGGGCCGACTTCGCGGGCGTGCCTCCCTCGGAATCCGTGCTGTCTTACGCGACGCAGTCCGCTCATCGGCTGATTGTTCCGGTATCCTCCGCTTTGTCGGACGACGGCGCATCCGAACCTGCTGCGTTGGACCGGCTCTGCTCGGTATTCAGTCTTAGCGCGTTTGAACGGGCAATGCTCTTGCTGTGCGCGGGCGTCGAGCTATGTCCCGACTTTCCGGCTTTGTGCTCGGCCGCGAACGGCGATCAGCGGATGAACCATGCCACCTTGTCGCTGGCTTTGGCCGCCTTTCCCGAGCCGGATTGGAACGCCCTTACGCCGTCGTCCACGTTGAGGCGATGGCGGCTGATCGAAGTCGGCGCGGGAGAGCGCTTGATGTCCAGCCCTCTGCGGATCGACGAGCGAGTGCTCCATTTTCTGTCGGGCGTATCTTACCTGGACGAGCGGCTGCAGGGGTTGATCAAGCCTTGCGTGGCGCCTCTGGAGCTGCCTGAGTCTCAGCGGGTTGCCGTGGTGCGTGTCGCCGAGGCATGGTCGGACAAAACTGAGCTCGGGGCATTGGCCGTGATTCAGCTTTGCGGCAACGATGCGACCGGCAAGCGAGCGGTGGCCGCCGTCGCCTGCGCGGCGATGGGATTGCAGTTGCGCGCGGTGCGGGCTGCGGATCTTCCATCCGCTTCTTCCGAGCGGGATGCGTTCGCCAGACTCTGGGAGCGAGAGGCGCTTTTGGCGGATTGCGCGTTGCTGATCGACGAGGACGACACGACAAGTTCGGAGGTTGCGCGCGGGATTCTGTCATTTGTCGAGTCCGCTCAATCCTTCTTGTTCGTCACGTGCGCTGAGCCGCTCCGGTCTCGAAGGCGGCCTATTGTGCGCATCGACGTCAACCGGCCAAGCGCCGGCGAGCAAAAGGCGATCTGGCGGCGAGCGCTTGGCGAAGCCGCCGAGCGGCTAAACGGAAATCTCGACCTGGTCTCGACGCAATTCGACCTCAGCCTTCATTCAATAAATGTGGTGAGCGAAGAAGTGCTCCGGCAGTGGCGGCATGGTCAAGACCGCGAATTCGGCCGCATGTTGTGGGAAGCATGCAGGCGTCAGTTGCGGCCAAAGCTCGATGACCTGGCTCAGCGCATTCAGCCGGCGGCCACCTGGGACGATCTGGTTTTGCCTGAGGCTCAGCTTCAAGTTTTGCGCAGCATTGCGGCTCACGTCCGGTGGCGAGCGCTTGTGTATGAGGGATGGGGTTTCGCCTCAAAGGGCGCGCGCGGTCTCGGCATCAGCGCCTTGTTTTCCGGAGCGAGCGGAACCGGCAAGACCATGGCCGCAGAAGTCCTTGCGAATGAATTGGGACTCGATCTCTACCGCATCGACTTGAGCGCGATCGTGAGCAAGTACATCGGCGAAACGGAGAAGAACTTGAGACGCGTCTTTGAGGCGGCGGAGGAAGGCGGGTCGATTCTATTGTTTGACGAAGCGGACGCGTTGTTCGGCAAGCGCAGCGAAGTGAAAGACAGCCACGACCGTTACGCGAATATCGAAGTGAGTTATTTATTACAGAAGATCGAAGCCTATCGGGGGCTTGCGGTATTGACCAGTAATTTGAAGAACGCGGTTGATCAAGCGTTCATGCGGCGGATTCGCTTCATCGTTCACTTTCCATTCCCGGACACCGCGCAGCGCATTGAGATATGGCGGCGAATCTTCCCGGGAAGCATGCCGATGGAGGAGTTACGTTTCGAGAAGTTGGCCCGGCTCAATCTGACAGGCGGAAGTATTCGGAATCTGGCTCTCAATGCAGCGTTTCTTGCGGCGGATGCCGGCGAGTCGGTAGGAATGAAGCATCTGCTTACGGCGGCTCAGTGCGAGTACACCAAGCTCGAAAAGCCGCTGAGCGAGGCGGAGGTCGGAGGCTGGGTATGA
- a CDS encoding DNA-3-methyladenine glycosylase II — MSRLDPEPTDHLSRVDPVMRRLIQEIGPFTLMPKIRRSPFESLARAIAYQQLHDKAAESILRRFIALFPGRRFPRPDELLAMHMRSVRKAGFSRPKILALRDLATKTLDGTVPTNRMIRQLADEAIIRRLIEVRGIGQWTVEMLLIFQLGRPDVLPVDDFGLRNGFRIAYRRPTMPTPKQLLQYGERWRPYRTAAAWYLWRAADRKKRAMEVF; from the coding sequence ATGAGTCGCCTCGATCCTGAACCGACCGACCATCTTTCCAGGGTCGATCCGGTCATGCGTCGGTTGATCCAGGAGATCGGTCCTTTCACGTTGATGCCGAAGATACGCCGCTCGCCGTTCGAGTCGTTGGCCCGGGCGATCGCCTATCAACAGCTCCACGACAAAGCCGCCGAGAGTATCCTCAGGCGATTTATTGCCCTCTTTCCCGGCCGGAGATTTCCTCGTCCGGATGAGCTGCTTGCCATGCATATGCGATCGGTCAGGAAAGCCGGTTTCTCGCGACCGAAGATTTTGGCGCTTCGTGATCTGGCTACGAAAACCCTCGATGGGACTGTGCCGACAAACCGTATGATCAGGCAATTGGCTGATGAGGCGATTATCCGACGGCTGATCGAAGTCCGAGGCATCGGCCAATGGACGGTTGAAATGTTGTTGATCTTTCAGTTGGGGCGTCCCGATGTGTTGCCGGTTGATGATTTCGGCCTGCGCAACGGCTTCCGGATCGCCTATCGGCGACCCACGATGCCCACCCCAAAACAGCTGTTACAATACGGCGAGCGATGGAGACCCTACCGGACGGCCGCCGCCTGGTATCTCTGGCGTGCCGCGGATCGGAAAAAGCGGGCTATGGAAGTGTTCTAA
- a CDS encoding Protein previously called VgrG, translating to MTESEKLPNKFFGKYRGTVLNNIDPMQMGRLQVQVPDVTSLLPSSWAMPCFPLSGKQMGMWAIPQIGAGVWVEFEQGNPDYPIWSGCWFGSAAEVPALALTAPPPLSDIVLQTATQNTLLLSDLPGPAGGILLKTTTGALISINDVGITISNGKGATIVMTGPTVTINGGALVVV from the coding sequence ATGACAGAATCAGAGAAACTTCCAAACAAGTTTTTCGGCAAGTACCGCGGGACGGTGTTGAACAACATCGACCCGATGCAGATGGGCCGGCTTCAAGTGCAAGTGCCGGATGTGACGAGCTTACTCCCGTCGAGCTGGGCAATGCCGTGTTTCCCGCTGTCGGGTAAGCAAATGGGAATGTGGGCGATCCCACAAATCGGCGCGGGCGTCTGGGTCGAGTTCGAGCAGGGCAATCCCGATTACCCGATCTGGAGCGGCTGCTGGTTCGGCTCAGCAGCCGAAGTACCGGCGCTGGCATTGACCGCGCCGCCGCCGCTTTCAGACATCGTGCTGCAGACGGCAACACAGAACACGCTGCTGTTGAGCGATCTGCCGGGCCCCGCCGGCGGGATTCTGCTCAAGACCACGACCGGCGCGCTCATTTCCATCAACGACGTCGGGATCACGATCTCGAACGGCAAGGGCGCGACGATCGTTATGACGGGACCCACGGTCACTATCAACGGGGGTGCGCTGGTTGTGGTGTGA
- a CDS encoding Folate transporter 3 produces MPNPLVSWVDRNILSLGREMRLSYLPPLMVYVAYGISGLTGIVGTFFVKDYLGLSAAFLAALGFWAGIPWALKMPIGHTVDLVWRWKSWLVGLGAGLLTISLGIMALLIGHREAMTAIFPAEVWYVLSVLLAPIGYVIQDVVADAMTVEAVPRVDDQGHPFDDQTRKLMHTTMQTLGRVAIVGGGILVALINVYVFSGTEGLPQGDLVRLYENIYLMAMVIPVVSVAGVGLAWWLRQRQMQRLIQEGFSPEQARKMVDVRDVENEPTKPNWWILGGSGAFVLFTLTVGLGGFPYREEIVFVGSMSIVLFLMSRLVRELEPDKRLTLIGTAAVIFALRAIPGPGPGSTWWMIDDLKFDQQFLSVLSLIGGVLALVGMFAFRRFMAERSIMYVVGFLTVVGTLLSLPIVGMYYGLHEWTAKMTGGVVDARFIALVDTALESPLVQISMIPMLAWIANSAPPNLKATFFAVMASFTNLALSLSQLGTKYLNEIFVVTREVRDQATAVLQTPADYSQLGELLITQLVIGLALPFSAILFAKLTKFKSV; encoded by the coding sequence ATGCCGAATCCACTGGTTTCCTGGGTTGATCGCAATATCCTGTCTCTCGGTCGCGAGATGCGGTTGTCGTATCTGCCGCCGCTCATGGTCTATGTCGCCTACGGTATCTCAGGTCTCACCGGAATCGTCGGGACGTTCTTCGTCAAAGACTACCTCGGACTCTCCGCCGCATTTCTCGCCGCGCTCGGATTTTGGGCCGGGATTCCCTGGGCCTTGAAGATGCCGATCGGCCACACGGTCGATCTCGTGTGGCGATGGAAGAGCTGGCTCGTCGGGTTGGGGGCAGGGCTGTTGACGATCAGCCTCGGGATCATGGCCCTGTTGATCGGTCACCGCGAAGCGATGACGGCGATCTTTCCCGCGGAAGTCTGGTATGTCCTCAGCGTGTTGCTTGCTCCCATCGGGTATGTCATTCAAGACGTCGTTGCGGACGCCATGACCGTCGAAGCGGTTCCTCGTGTCGACGATCAAGGACACCCATTCGATGATCAAACACGCAAGCTGATGCACACCACGATGCAGACACTCGGCCGTGTTGCGATTGTCGGAGGCGGGATCCTCGTCGCGCTCATTAACGTGTATGTCTTCAGTGGGACGGAAGGGTTGCCGCAAGGCGACCTCGTTCGGCTGTATGAGAACATCTATCTCATGGCCATGGTGATCCCGGTTGTCTCTGTGGCAGGGGTCGGATTGGCATGGTGGCTAAGACAGCGTCAGATGCAGCGACTTATTCAGGAAGGGTTCTCACCGGAGCAGGCCCGGAAGATGGTGGATGTGCGTGATGTGGAGAACGAGCCGACAAAACCCAATTGGTGGATCCTCGGTGGAAGCGGCGCCTTTGTTCTCTTCACGTTGACAGTGGGATTGGGCGGATTTCCATATCGAGAGGAGATTGTGTTCGTCGGTTCGATGAGCATCGTGCTGTTCTTGATGTCGAGACTTGTGCGGGAACTAGAGCCCGATAAACGGCTCACTTTAATCGGCACTGCGGCGGTCATCTTTGCCTTGCGCGCGATTCCAGGACCCGGTCCGGGATCGACCTGGTGGATGATCGATGACCTGAAGTTCGATCAGCAATTCTTGTCCGTCCTCTCCTTGATCGGCGGCGTGTTGGCCTTGGTCGGCATGTTCGCCTTTCGGCGCTTTATGGCCGAACGTTCGATCATGTACGTAGTCGGATTTTTGACCGTCGTCGGGACTCTGCTCTCCTTACCGATTGTAGGCATGTATTATGGTTTGCACGAATGGACAGCGAAGATGACCGGCGGAGTCGTCGATGCACGCTTCATTGCTTTGGTCGATACGGCGTTGGAATCGCCCCTTGTGCAGATCTCCATGATTCCGATGTTGGCCTGGATTGCGAACTCTGCTCCCCCCAATCTGAAAGCCACCTTCTTTGCCGTGATGGCCTCCTTCACCAATCTTGCGCTTTCCCTGAGTCAGCTCGGCACCAAATATCTCAATGAAATCTTCGTCGTCACCAGGGAGGTGCGCGATCAAGCGACCGCTGTGCTTCAGACTCCTGCCGATTACAGCCAACTCGGCGAGCTTCTGATCACTCAACTGGTGATCGGACTGGCTCTTCCCTTCTCCGCCATCCTGTTTGCGAAACTCACCAAGTTCAAGAGCGTGTGA
- a CDS encoding Phage tail sheath protein FI yields MPTSPTYPGVYIEEISSGVRTITGVATSITAFVGYTSRGLDNRATHLFSFADFERSFGGLASDSELSYAVQHFFANGGTEAYVVRVPKFDSVAASITLLDGIDVGAKQAVKATALSKGDWANNVIIDVDYDGVPAADQKAFNLTITDLATGIVEVFGNVTLDNTKSNYVVAVVNDEDNGSKMISVSVPDATAGRPAQSGTVGGDITLGDIKNDQAYAVKMSSDLPATGEITDLNVTFIEAGEAIPGSILGVCRLLERKANVVLADALRGASIRCIPSSSGLGIRVLAFFSPDIIPGALDAKITFAAGTPNSALATLKLSTPTANVAHYVLGKGRTTLGQSGAVLGEDGVVLPKTADLIGGEAAFTGIYALEKVDLFNLLCIPDATRAQRGNPTAIDANVDPNSIFSAAIIYCAKRRAFLLIDPPPSIDDVDSGADWKSSTLTVHDKNGAAYFPRLRVADPLNDFNPRTFAPCGVVAGVYARIDGSRGVWKAPAGVEATLTGVQGPVYKLTDAENGALNPLGLNCFRNFPIYGNVLWGARTLVGSDAEGSEWKYVPVRRMALFLEESLYRGTKWVVFEPNDEPLWAQIRLNIGAFMQSLFRQGAFQGKTPREAYLVKCDKETTTQDDINRGIVNILVGFAPLRPAEFVIIKIQQLAGQIQT; encoded by the coding sequence ATGCCGACATCGCCGACATATCCAGGTGTCTACATAGAAGAAATCTCGAGTGGAGTGCGGACTATTACTGGAGTGGCTACATCAATCACCGCCTTCGTCGGCTATACGAGCCGCGGACTGGACAACCGCGCTACGCACCTATTCAGCTTTGCCGATTTCGAACGTTCGTTTGGAGGGTTGGCGTCCGACAGCGAACTTAGTTACGCGGTTCAGCACTTCTTCGCGAACGGCGGAACCGAAGCGTATGTAGTGCGTGTGCCAAAGTTCGACTCGGTCGCTGCCAGCATAACACTGCTGGATGGGATCGACGTCGGCGCCAAGCAAGCCGTGAAGGCGACGGCGCTCAGCAAGGGTGACTGGGCCAACAATGTCATCATCGACGTGGATTACGATGGGGTGCCCGCCGCCGATCAGAAAGCGTTCAACCTTACAATTACCGATCTGGCAACCGGAATCGTCGAGGTCTTCGGCAACGTGACTCTTGACAACACGAAGTCCAACTACGTTGTAGCAGTGGTCAACGATGAAGATAACGGCTCGAAGATGATCAGCGTGAGCGTGCCTGATGCGACGGCTGGGAGGCCTGCTCAAAGTGGAACCGTTGGCGGCGACATAACGCTTGGAGACATCAAGAACGATCAGGCATACGCGGTGAAGATGAGCAGCGACCTTCCGGCCACAGGCGAGATCACCGACCTCAATGTCACGTTCATCGAAGCCGGTGAGGCGATACCCGGCTCAATACTCGGAGTCTGCCGTCTGCTTGAACGCAAGGCCAACGTCGTGCTTGCGGATGCGCTCCGCGGCGCGAGCATTCGCTGCATCCCAAGCAGCAGCGGGTTGGGCATTCGCGTGCTCGCATTCTTCTCGCCCGACATCATTCCCGGCGCGCTCGACGCGAAGATCACCTTCGCTGCCGGCACGCCAAACAGCGCGCTCGCAACCCTCAAACTATCGACGCCCACTGCCAACGTCGCGCACTACGTGCTGGGCAAGGGCCGAACGACGCTGGGCCAGTCGGGTGCCGTGCTTGGAGAGGATGGAGTGGTGCTGCCGAAGACCGCGGACCTGATTGGGGGTGAAGCCGCTTTCACCGGAATCTACGCGCTTGAGAAAGTCGATCTGTTCAATCTGCTGTGTATTCCTGACGCGACGCGAGCGCAGCGGGGCAATCCTACGGCAATCGACGCAAATGTGGACCCGAACTCGATATTCAGCGCCGCGATCATCTACTGCGCAAAACGCCGAGCTTTTCTGCTGATCGACCCTCCGCCAAGCATAGATGACGTCGATTCGGGCGCCGATTGGAAGTCATCTACACTGACCGTGCACGACAAGAACGGTGCCGCCTACTTTCCGCGTTTGAGGGTTGCCGACCCCTTGAATGATTTCAATCCGCGCACCTTCGCGCCCTGCGGTGTGGTCGCCGGGGTTTACGCGCGAATCGACGGGTCGCGCGGTGTATGGAAAGCTCCCGCAGGAGTTGAAGCCACCTTAACAGGTGTGCAGGGACCAGTCTACAAGCTCACCGACGCCGAGAACGGTGCGTTGAATCCATTGGGTTTGAACTGCTTCCGCAACTTCCCGATTTACGGAAACGTCTTGTGGGGCGCTCGGACGCTGGTTGGCTCGGATGCCGAAGGCAGCGAGTGGAAGTATGTTCCGGTGAGGCGAATGGCGTTGTTTCTGGAAGAAAGCCTTTATCGCGGTACGAAGTGGGTTGTATTCGAGCCCAACGACGAGCCGCTCTGGGCGCAGATCCGTCTTAACATCGGTGCATTCATGCAGAGCCTCTTCAGACAAGGCGCGTTTCAAGGGAAAACACCGCGCGAGGCTTACCTGGTGAAGTGCGATAAGGAAACGACGACTCAGGACGACATCAACCGTGGCATCGTGAACATTCTGGTCGGATTCGCACCGCTCAGGCCGGCGGAGTTTGTGATCATCAAGATCCAACAACTGGCCGGACAGATTCAAACGTAG
- a CDS encoding Oxidoreductase, short-chain dehydrogenase/reductase family, which translates to MKSLSGKVAIVTGASNGIGRAIAERLADNGAIVVVNYSKSAEKAQQVVAGIQGKGGKALAVQADMSQVVDARRLVVDTVKQFNRLDILVNNAGKFMPKPLEETTEEDFNGVIALNAKGPYFAMQEAARVLKDGGRIVNISTGGTHLHFPGATAYLGSKAALEQYTKGLAQELGPKGVTVNTVSPGFTETGMMTEEYRQIGIQLSPMKRLGVPKDIADVVAFIVSEEARWITGQTIQAGGGIVM; encoded by the coding sequence ATGAAATCATTGAGCGGGAAAGTGGCGATTGTGACCGGGGCCTCCAACGGAATCGGTCGAGCGATTGCAGAACGCCTGGCGGACAACGGCGCCATCGTCGTCGTGAACTATTCGAAGAGCGCGGAAAAAGCTCAACAGGTCGTTGCGGGAATTCAAGGCAAAGGCGGCAAGGCGTTGGCGGTCCAAGCCGACATGAGTCAGGTGGTGGACGCGCGCCGACTGGTGGTCGATACGGTCAAACAATTCAATCGCCTGGATATTCTCGTCAACAATGCCGGGAAATTCATGCCGAAGCCGCTTGAAGAGACGACCGAAGAAGACTTCAACGGCGTGATCGCCTTGAATGCCAAGGGACCGTACTTTGCCATGCAGGAAGCGGCACGCGTGCTGAAAGACGGGGGACGGATCGTGAATATCTCAACCGGCGGGACTCATCTCCACTTTCCCGGGGCCACAGCCTACTTGGGAAGCAAGGCGGCGCTGGAGCAATACACCAAGGGATTGGCTCAAGAGCTGGGCCCGAAAGGGGTCACGGTAAATACCGTCTCGCCGGGTTTTACCGAAACCGGAATGATGACGGAGGAATATCGGCAGATCGGCATTCAGCTGTCGCCGATGAAACGGCTCGGTGTGCCGAAAGATATCGCCGATGTTGTGGCGTTCATCGTGAGTGAGGAGGCTCGATGGATCACAGGGCAGACGATACAAGCCGGCGGCGGCATCGTCATGTAG
- a CDS encoding beta-lactamase domain protein, with protein MADRHKRLDSNVPGNFYVDATCINCDTCRQLAPLSFEEVGDYSAVSRQPDSEPRIHQAYQALLACPVGSIGTEYSDKARLHTAMASFPLRLDDEVSYCGFNSEKSFGANSFFIEHSAGNWLIDSPRYIKHLVEVFERRGGIAHIFLTHKDDVADAEKYAAHFGAERIIHQADRAAAPTAERVIEGEDTVRVKSEFQIVPVPGHTAGCMALLYRERFLFTGDHLWWDPHTKSLEAPTRLVWRKWTLVESIRKLLDYPFEWVLAGHGDRIHLPPSEMRAALEDLLRRRSPTRVGT; from the coding sequence ATGGCCGACCGACACAAACGCCTCGATTCCAACGTTCCCGGTAACTTCTACGTGGATGCCACCTGCATCAATTGCGACACCTGTCGCCAGTTGGCGCCGCTGAGTTTCGAAGAAGTCGGCGACTATTCCGCGGTCAGCCGCCAGCCGGATAGTGAACCGCGGATTCATCAAGCGTATCAGGCGTTGCTTGCCTGCCCGGTCGGTTCGATCGGCACCGAATACAGCGACAAGGCACGATTGCACACAGCCATGGCGAGTTTTCCGTTGCGTCTCGACGACGAGGTGAGTTATTGCGGTTTCAATTCGGAGAAATCATTCGGAGCGAATAGTTTTTTCATTGAACACTCGGCCGGTAACTGGCTGATCGACTCTCCTCGGTACATCAAGCATCTCGTCGAGGTCTTTGAACGGCGGGGCGGTATCGCCCATATCTTTCTGACCCACAAGGATGACGTGGCGGACGCAGAGAAGTATGCCGCGCATTTCGGTGCGGAGCGCATCATTCATCAGGCGGATCGAGCTGCCGCTCCGACTGCGGAACGGGTGATCGAGGGAGAAGATACGGTTCGAGTGAAATCAGAATTCCAGATCGTTCCCGTGCCGGGCCATACAGCGGGATGCATGGCCCTGCTGTACCGTGAGCGATTTCTTTTCACCGGCGATCATCTCTGGTGGGATCCGCACACCAAGTCGTTGGAAGCTCCTACCCGTCTCGTTTGGAGAAAATGGACCTTGGTCGAGTCCATCCGGAAACTCCTCGACTATCCGTTTGAATGGGTACTGGCCGGACACGGCGATCGGATTCATCTGCCGCCGTCTGAGATGCGCGCGGCTCTTGAGGACTTGCTCCGGCGTCGTTCGCCGACTAGGGTCGGCACGTAG